In Bacteroidota bacterium, one DNA window encodes the following:
- the nuoB gene encoding NADH-quinone oxidoreductase subunit NuoB, whose protein sequence is MGLLNKYDNPFDSGNIVITGVDTLLNWSRLSSLWMMGFGLACCAIEMMAASASHYDIGRFGVIPRPSPRQSDIMIISGTVTLKMASRTKMLYEQMPDPKYILSMGSCSNCGGPYWEHGYHVLKGVDRVIPVDVYIPGCPPRPEALLEGLMKLQEKVRKQSVARTVLS, encoded by the coding sequence ATGGGATTACTCAATAAGTACGACAATCCGTTCGATAGCGGGAACATCGTGATCACCGGCGTGGACACACTGCTGAACTGGTCGCGATTGTCGAGCTTGTGGATGATGGGCTTCGGCCTGGCATGCTGCGCTATCGAGATGATGGCTGCTTCGGCATCGCACTACGACATCGGTCGTTTCGGCGTCATTCCGCGTCCGAGCCCGCGGCAGTCGGATATTATGATCATCTCCGGCACGGTGACCCTGAAAATGGCCAGCCGCACGAAGATGCTCTACGAACAGATGCCGGACCCCAAGTACATTCTCTCGATGGGCTCCTGCTCCAACTGCGGCGGCCCGTACTGGGAACATGGGTATCACGTCCTGAAGGGCGTCGACCGTGTGATTCCGGTAGACGTGTATATCCCCGGCTGTCCGCCGCGTCCGGAAGCACTTCTTGAAGGACTGATGAAGCTGCAAGAGAAGGTTCGCAAGCAGTCGGTTGCGCGGACGGTATTGAGTTAA
- a CDS encoding NADH-quinone oxidoreductase subunit A → MLGEFSHVFAFFILAIIFTAGGIVTNMLIRPTKPNTLKNSAYECGEDPIGSGWIKFNIRFYIVALIFLLFDVEIVFLFPWALVYKQMGWLAYSEMLVFLAILIVGFAYAWVKGDLDWVRPKPYVADLGDLVLRAQPRKSPTPVPADVMPMPVEQLVN, encoded by the coding sequence ATGCTCGGCGAATTTAGTCACGTTTTTGCGTTTTTCATATTAGCGATCATCTTTACGGCAGGGGGCATTGTCACCAACATGCTCATCCGTCCTACCAAGCCGAATACTCTCAAGAATTCCGCCTACGAATGCGGCGAAGATCCGATCGGGTCCGGTTGGATCAAATTCAATATCCGCTTCTATATCGTAGCCCTGATCTTTCTGTTGTTCGACGTCGAAATCGTCTTTCTCTTTCCCTGGGCGCTCGTCTATAAGCAGATGGGCTGGCTGGCATACAGCGAAATGCTGGTGTTCCTTGCCATCCTGATCGTCGGCTTTGCGTACGCATGGGTGAAGGGCGACCTCGACTGGGTGCGCCCGAAGCCGTACGTTGCCGATCTCGGCGACCTCGTGCTCCGCGCACAGCCGCGCAAGAGCCCGACGCCGGTTCCGGCCGATGTGATGCCGATGCCCGTCGAGCAGCTTGTGAACTGA